TCGACCAGATCTCGGTCGACTGGATCGAGGCATCCAGCGGCGGCACGCGCTACGAGGTCGACATCAACCCGACGTCCTCGATCGGGCAGAGCGACCTCGTCGCCGGCGAGCAGCTCGACCAGGATTCCTCGGAGGCCCAGATCGTCCTGCCTGAGGACTACGTGGGCGCCCTGGGCTTCGAGGACGCGGATGCCGCGATCGGCCAGAAGGTCAGCCTCGGATACACCGACGCCGAGCAGGCGCAGCAGCAGGTCGAGGCCACCGTCGTCGGTGTCGCGCGTGCGAGCCTCTTCGCCGCCGGTGCCGGGACCAACTCGGCGCTCACCGCAGAGGTGGCGGATGCGCAGGCCGTTCCGGGGCAGCCCCGCGCCTGGCCGATCGCTGTCGCGTATCTGGACGGGTCGGGAAGCGGCGGAGCAGTGACCGACGACGACATCGCCGCCGTGAAGTCCGACCTCCAGGCCGACGACCTCGCCGGGCAGACGATCGAGGATCAGCTCGGCGTCGTGCAGACGGTCATCAACGGGATCATCGGGGTGCTGAGCGCCTTCGCCGTCGTGGCGCTGCTGGCCGCATCCTTCGGCATCGTCAACACGCTGCTCATGAGCGTGCAGGAGCGCACCCGCGAGATCGGCCTCATGAAGGCGATGGGGATGTCGAACGGGCGGGTCTTCGCGCTCTTCAGCCTCGAGGCCGCGGTCATCGGGCTGCTGGGAGCGACGATCGGCGCCCTCGCGGCGATCCTCGTGGGGTCGGCGATCGCGAACGTCGCGGCCGACACCCTGCTGGCCGATCTTCCGGGCCTGCAGATCCTGCTGTTCGATCCGGTCAACGTGATCGCTGTGATCGGCATCATCACGGTCATCGCATTCCTGTCGGGCGTCCTCCCGGCGCGTCGGGCGGCGCGCCAGAATCCGATCGAGTCGCTACGGTACGAGTGACCCCAGGAGCGCAGATCATGTCGACCCCACCTCCTCCGCGGCGACGCGACGCCGTCGCGAAGACCGCCGCGATCGAGCGAGCCGCCATCGATCTCGTGATCGAGCACGGCTACGACTCGGTGACGGTCGACATGATCTGCGCCCGGGCCGGCGTCAGCCAGCGCACCTTCTTCAATCACTTCCGGACGAAGGATGCCGCGGTCATCGGCGCCGGTCCTCCATCGATCGACGAGCGGGCGGCGCGGGAGTTCATCGTGTCGACCGGACCACTCCTGCTCGAGGCGGCCCAGCTGATCCGCATCGACCCCGGTGCCATGGCCGCCGACCCCGAGCTCCTCGCCCGTCGCATCCGAGCCGTCGGGACCAACTCGGTCCTGATGGCCCGGCAGATGGAGCGGCTTGCCGGGCTCGAGCAGGAGCTCGCGGAGATCATCCATCTCCGGCTGAGGACCCAGTTCCCGGGGGAGGACGAGTCCCGGCTCGCTGTGCAGGCGGAGCTCACGACGCATATCCTCGCGGGGGTCATGCGATACATCGGTCAGTCCTGGGCCAAACAGGTCGAGGCCGGTCAGGCGCCGCAGATCGAGCCGTCGGCGATCGGCGAGGTGCTCGCCGCCACTCTCGCGAAACTGGGGTGACGGCGACTCTCGGCGGGTCCAGGGTTGGAACTTGCGTTACTTGTGCCGCAGTGACTAGACATTTCGTAACGTCTGTTACATGATGGGACCGGCGCTCACCGTCGAGCTCCCACGAGAAAGGTCCACCGATGGCAATCCTCACCCCCCGCCTGCGCCGTGCGGGTCTCGCGACCGCCGCGCTCGCCGCCACAGGCATCCTCATCGCCGGCTGTACCGCAGCCTCGGGCGCCGAGAACGGCTCTGACGAGGGCGCGTCCGCCGCCCCTGTCGACATCCTCGGCACCGACATCTCCGTCGACGAGGACGCGCGCGCCCTGCTTCCCGACGACATCGCCGATGCCGGTGCCGTCAAGGTCGCGACGGATGCCCCGTACGCTCCGTTCGAGATGTTCGTCGAGGAGGGCTCCGAGGAGCTCACCGGCGTCGATGTGCTCCTCGGCCAGGCGATCGGCGCCAAGCTCGGCATCGACTTCGACTTCGCCCAGCAGGGCTTCGACGGCATCATCCCCGCCCTTCAGGCCGGCAACTTCGATGTCGCGATGTCGGCGATGACCTCGAGCGTGGAGCGCATGGATGTGCTGACCTTCGTCGACTACTCGGCGTCGGGCACGGGCATCCTGACCCGCGCGGGAAACCCGGACAAGATCGAGACGTACCTCGACCTGTGCGGCAAGGACGTCGCGGTGCAGACCGCCACGAGCCAGGTCGACCTCGTCAACGAGGTGTGGCAGGACGACTGCGAGGCGGAGGGCCTCGAGCCGGTGAAACTCAGCGAGTTCCCGTCGGATTCCGACGCTCAGCTCGCGATCACCGCGGGCAAGGCCGTCGCTTCGCTGCTCACGAAGCCCAGCGCCGGCTACGTCGCGAAGACGACGAACGACGGCAAGACGTTCATGGTCGTGGAGGACTCCACCGCGCCGAACGGCTACGATGCGACGCTGAACGGCATCGGCGTCCTCAAGGACAACGAAGCGCTCGCCGAAGCGATCCAGGCGGCACTCCAGAGCCTCATGGACGACGGAACGTACGAGGCGATCCTCGCCGAGTTCGGCGTGGAGGGCATCGGCATCGACGAAGCGACCATCAACGCCGCCAAGTCCTGACCCGACCCCGGTGCGGCCGCCGTCGCGGTCGGCCGCACCGGGTTCTCCGCGGGAACGCGCCACGCCGCCGCCGCCCGCAACCGATCGACCGCATCATCATGAACCTGAACTCACCGAGGAGCATCATGGCCGCACCGTCGCCGCAGGTCGTCACCCCGACCGCGGAGAACGCGTCGGAGCCCCGCCGCCCCGCGCCCATCACCGCAGTGCCGCTGCGCCACCCGTGGAGGTGGGTGTCCGGCATCATCGTCGGACTCGTCGCCGCCTCGCTCATCCTCGCCTTCGCGCAGAACCCGAACATCGACTGGCCGACCGTCGGCGAGTACCTCTTCGCGCCGCTGACGCTCCAGGGCCTCGCGACCACGATCTTCCTCACGGTCGCCGCCATGGTGATCGGCCTCGGCGGCGGCATCGTCGTCGCCATCATGCGCCTCTCGCCCAATCCCGTCATGCGTGTCGTGAGCGGTCTGTTCGTCTGGGTCTTCCGCGGCACCCCGGTGCTCCTGCAGCTCATCTTCTGGGGCTTCATCGGCGCGTTCCTGCCGAAGATCGTGCTCGGCGTCCCCTTCACGAGCATCGAGTTCTGGTCGGTCGAGACGAGCGACCTGATCCCGGCGACGATCGCGGCCCTCCTCGCCCTGGGCCTGAACGAGATGGCGTACGCCTCCGAGATCGTGCGTGCCGGCATCCAGTCCGTCGACCACGGACAGACCGAGGCCGCGCACTCGCTCGGCATGACGCCGGGTCGGACCATGCGGCGGATCGTCCTGCCGCAGGCCATGCGGGTGATCGTGCCGCCGATGGGCAACGAGGTCATCACGATGCTCAAGACGACCGCACTCGTATCGGTCATCGCCGGCCGCGACCTCATGTCGAACCTGCAGGCCGCCTACGCGCAGAACTTCAAGATCATCCCGCTCCTCATCGTGGCGGCGATCTGGTACCTCGCTCTCACGAGCATCCTGGCCATCCCGCAGGCATGGCTCGAGCGCCGATTCGGCCGCGGCGTCGCAGGCGCCCGCGAGTCGGCCTTCAGCCGCGTGCTGCGCACCTGGAAGGGCGGAAAGAAGTGACCATCATGCTCCCCACAGACCCCAACCCGGCCCTGGCCACCGACACGACGGCGATCATCGACGCACGCGATGTGCACAAACGCTTCGGCTCGCTCGAGGTGCTCAAGGGCATCACGCTCCAGGTCGAGCGCGGGCAGGTCGCCTGCCTCCTCGGCCCGTCCGGCTCGGGCAAGTCGACGTTCCTCCGCTGCATCAACCACCTCGAGAAGATCGACGCGGGCATGATCCGGGTCGCCGGTCGCACGGTCGGCTACGAGGAGCGCAACGGCAAGCTGTACGAGCTACGGGAGAAGGATGTCGCGCGCCAGCGCCGCGGCGTCGGGATGGTCTTCCAGCGGTTCAATCTCTTCCCGCACATGACCGCGCTCGAGAACATCATCGAGGCGCCGATGCAGGTGCGGGGCACCTCGCGCGCCGCCGCCAGAGAGCGGGCCGCCGAGCTCCTCGACCGCGTCGGTCTCGGCGACAAGGCGGGCGCCTACCCGAGCGCGCTCTCGGGTGGTCAGCAGCAGCGGATCGCGATCGCGCGCGCTCTCGCGATGGACCCCGAGGTCATGCTCTTCGACGAGCCGACTTCGGCGCTCGACCCCGAGCTCGTCGGCGACGTGCTCGACGTCATGCGCGACCTGGCGGCATCCGGCATGACCATGATCGTCGTGACCCACGAGATCGGCTTCGCCCGCGAGGTCGGCGACGTGGCGGTCTTCATGGACGGAGGCGTCGTGGTCGAGCAGGGTCGCCCTGCGGATGTGCTGGTCAACCCGCGCGAGGCGCGGACTCAGGCGTTCCTCGCCAAGGTGCTGTGATGACGGCCGCTTCCCGCGCCGCGGCGGCGCCGTCCGCCGTCGCGCTCCGCGACCTCGCGCAATCGGCTCTCCCCGTCTTCCGGCGGGAGCTCGCCGAGCTCGTGTCGATCGACTCGGGCTCCGACTCGCCCGAGGGAGTCGACGCCGCCGGCGACTGGTGCGCGGCTCGACTCGCCTCCCTCGGGTTCGACGTCGAGCGGATCGCCACGCCGCCGGTCGACGGCAGGCGCTTCGGCGGCGTCGTGATCGGGCGACTGCGGGGAAGCGGCGCGCGACGCATCCTCCTCTTCGCGCACCTCGACACCGTGTTCGCCGAGGGCACCGCCGCGGCGCGCCCCTACCGCGAGGAGGGCGGGCGCGCCTACGGGCCCGGCGTCTGCGACGACAAGGGCGGCGCGCTGGCCGGGATCCACGCGGCGGAGCTGCTCATCGGCACGGGCTTCACCGACTTCGCCGAGCTCGTGATCGCACTGACCCCCGATGAGGAGGTGGGTTCCCCGGCATCCGGCAGCGTCCTGACAGCGCTCGCCGCAGAAGCCGATGCCGCGCTCTGCCTCGAGTGCGCGCGGGAGAACGGGGACCTCGTCGTCGCGCGGAAGGGCGTCGCCGACGTGCGCATCGACATCCGGGGTCGCGCTGCGCACTCAGGCGTCGAACCCCACCGCGGCCGCAATGCCGCCGTCGAGGCCGCCCACCTGCTGCTCGACGTGCAGGCGCTCAATGGGATCCGGCCGGACGTCGCGGTCAACATCGGCGTCGTGAGCGCGGGGGAGCGCACCAACGTCATCCCCGCCGCGGCGCTGCTCTCAGGCGAAGTGCGGTCGACGACGCTGGCCGACCTCGAATGGGCGCTCGACTCGATCGAGGAACGCGCGGCGGCCACCGTGGTCGACGGCGTCACCGTCGGCGTCGAGCGCCTCGCGGTCTGCCCTCCGCTCGAGACGGCGTCGACGCACGCGCTCTTCCGGAAGGCGATCGCGGCCGCCGACGAGCTCGGTATCGAGCTTTCCGGCGCCGCGACCGGCGGGGTATCCGACGCGAACTTCGTCGCCGCGACCGGCACGCCTGTGCTCGACGGCTTGGGCCCGATCGGCGGCGACGACCATGCGGATTCGGAGTGGCTCGACCTCGAGAGCGTCCCGGAGCGGCTCGCTCTGCTCGCCGCGCTCGTGGTGCGCATCGCGAGCGAGTGAGCGCGATACTGTCGACTCCGGAGGTGCTCGAGATGGCCGATGCCGGCATCGCGGAGTCGATTCGCCGCGGATTGAGCGACTGCTCTCCCGCCGAGCGCAAGGTCGCCCGGGTTCTGCTCGCCGCGTACCCCTCGGCGGGTTTCGAGACCGTCGCGCGCCTCGCCGACCGCGCCGGGGTGAGCGGGCCGACCGTCCTGCGTTTCGTGCAGCGGCTCGGCTACCGCGGGTTCCCGGACTTCCAGGAGGCCCTGCGCCGCGACCTCGATGAGCGCTCCGCCTCTCCGCTGAGGATCCACCAGACCCGCGTTCCCGGCGAGGAGCGGAGCGGGTCGCTTCACAGCCGGGCGTCGGCGATCTCGACGGCCACTCTGCAGCGCACGTTCGACGAGCTCAGCACGCACGACCTCGACAGATGCGTCGAGCTCATCTCGGGGGCATCCGGCTCCGTCATCATCGCCGGCGGCCGCTACAGCGGGCTGCTCGGACGCATCCTCGCACTCCACCTGGAGCAGCTGCGTCCCCGCGTGCGGGTGCTCCCCGACGAGCCGTCCGCGCGCGCCGCGATGGCGGCCGATCTCGGCCGGCGCGACGTCGTGGTGCTCTTCGACTACCGGCGCTACGAAGACCACACCCTGCGGCTCGCTCGCGTCGCCCGCGCCCAGCACGCACCCGTCGTGCTCTTCACGGATGCCTGGCTCTCGCCCATCTCGTCGGAGGCCGACGTCGTCCTCACGAGCGAGACGGCTGCTCCGTCGCCGTTCGACGCACTGACGCCGGCCATGGCGCTGATCGAGACCGTCGTGGCAGGATGCTTCGACCGGCTCGGCGACGCCGCCGTGGGCCGCATGGCCCAGGCCGACCAGCTTGCGGGCGAGCTCGGCCTCTACTGACCGGGACCTGAACTCCGACGCGGCGGACCCGCCGCAGCACAGCGCGGCCGCCTGGCCCCGGCAGGGCGTGCCGCAGCACAGCGATGCGCCCGGCCGTCGCAACGGCCGGGCGCATCGGTATCCGCGGGTCAGTCCGCCGGGGCGATGTCGACGCGAAGGTCGGAGAACGACACGAGCCCACCTGCCGTGGTCCAGGCTCGCGTGCTCTGGTCGCGAGTGAGGGTCGTCTGGAATTGCGGGTCGGTCTCGTAGGTCAGGCCCACGCCCGTGCCCGAGACCGAGGCCACCACGGCCTGCCCGAGATCGCGCATCGTGTACGTGCCGCCTGCGCCGTCGATCGAGTCCCAGACATCGGCGACGGACGCGGCATCCTGCGCACCGGCCTTCACCTTGGCCGCACCCTTGCCCTTCGCGATCGTCGCGCCGTGGCGCAGGTCGACCGTGTCGCCGGCATTGGCGTAGCTCCAGCGCACGCCCGTGACGGTGCGGTCGCTCTGGACCGCGCCGGAGACGTCGATGATCGAGGCGCCGTGCTCGCCGATGACACGTCCCTGTCCCGTCGTGCGGTCCAGGACGACAGCGGTCGTCTCGTCGACGCCGAGCACATACGGATGCTGAGTGGCGAGCGCGAGCTGGATCGCCCGGCCCTCGCGGCCCCACGTCGTGAAGTGGCTGTCGAGCAGAACGCCGTCGACGAAGCCGAAGCCGCCGTACGGAAGGTAGCCGAGCGCCGTCGCATCGTCGAGGTATCCGGCGGTCGCTCCGTCGCGCCACGCCTGGTACGACTCTCCGCCCGTGACCATGTAGGCCCCCTGCTGGATCGTGAGGCCGGCGCTGACGCCTGCTACGACTCCGCGCGCGGCGACGCTTCGGATGGCGGCCATCGCGGGGGTGTCGGCGCAATCCGTGAACGCCTCGAGCTCGGCATCCGTGCAGGCGAACAGCGTCCGGACGTACCGCATCTGGTCGCCTCCGCCGAAGAAGACGCCCGTGGAAGCCGCGATCTCCGCGGCCACGCCGGCGTCGAGAGCGTTCGCCGGGGTGTAGCCGTCGCCGGCGTAGTCGACGGCCTCGTCGACCGGCACGGAGTAGGTCTCGGCCCCGAAGCTCTGGAAGAGCGCGGAGTAGTAGAGGCCGTTGGCGGCCGCGTTGTTCTCGTCGGGGTTGGCGGCCTCCTCCGGGGTCGCGGCGGATGACGCGGCCGCCGTCACGATCGCGATGCGCGCCCGGAGAGGGCCGGAGCCGTCCGGGTCGGCGAGGTCGACGATCGCCTGCAGGATCTCGGCGTTCTCTTTGAGGTTGCCGCCGATGAGGACGGCGTGCGGCGCGGGCTTCTTCGCCGCATGAGCCGGGGGAGCAGCGCTCGCGGATGCCGCGGGGACGAGGACCAGCGCGGTGCCCAGGGCGAGGGCCCCGAGCGCGGAGGAGGGTCGGTGCACGGTTTCTCCTTTGAAACGTCAGATACAGAATGAGTAGTGTTATGCAGGAATCTAACGCACGTTACAGAACGAGGGAAGAGGCTGCGCAATGATGCGACTCGATTCGATGCTCGACGTCGAAAAGCAGGACGAACGGGCACCCGCCGATGTGCGCGCGATGGAGATGCACGCGGTCTCGCCCGAGACCGAGGCGCTCGTCGACGAGGTGCTGAGGTACGCGCGGGAGCGGATGCTGTTCACCGCCGTGCCTCTCGACCGGCCGATGCCGGTGGCCGAACTCGAACGGCTCGCCGGTGCCTCCGTTCGCCGGGAGGGCCTGGGTGCACGGCGGGCGCTCGGCGTCTTCGAGCATGTGCTCGCTCCCGCGTGCCTCTCGACCGACCACCCGGGGTATCTCTCCTTCATCCCGTCTGCACCGACCAAGGCGGCGCTCGCGTTCGACCTCGTCGTCTCGGCCTCGGCGATCTACGGAGGATCGTGGATGGAGGGCGCAGGTGCCGTCTACGCCGAGAACGAGGTGCTGCGCTGGCTCGCCGACGAGTTCGGCCTGCCCCGCACCGCCGGCGGGGTCTTCGTCCAGGGCGGGACCATCGGCAATCTCTCGGCCCTCGTGACCGCGCGCGACGAAGCCCGCCGGCGAGCGCACGCCCAGGGCCGCCCGTCGCCCGAGCGCTGGGCCGTGGTCTGCAGCGCCGAGGCGCACTCGTCGATCGCGTCCGCCGCAGCCGTGATGGACGTCGACGTCGTCGCCGCCCGTGTGGATGACCAGGGCCGACTGACCGGGGACGCCGTGGCCGAGGCGCTCGCCGGGCGCGAGGCATCCGTCTTCGCCATCGTCGCGACGGCCGGCACGACCAATTTCGGGATCGTCGACGACATCGCGACCATCGCCGAGGTGGCCGACGCCGCCGGGATCTGGCTTCATGTCGACGGCGCGTACGGGCTCGCCGCCATGCTCGCCCCGAGCACACGTCACCTCTTCGCCGGCGTCGAGCGT
This genomic interval from Microbacterium sp. 4R-513 contains the following:
- a CDS encoding ABC transporter permease, translating into MRTADILRAAARNSFRSKLRTTLTVLSLFVGAFALTLTTALGAGVSDYVQRQVATLGANDILLVSPAATTSTSDGPTEYDPNGRQQSGQATPLTSGTLLNQADVDTIEGIDGVRRVEAIDQISVDWIEASSGGTRYEVDINPTSSIGQSDLVAGEQLDQDSSEAQIVLPEDYVGALGFEDADAAIGQKVSLGYTDAEQAQQQVEATVVGVARASLFAAGAGTNSALTAEVADAQAVPGQPRAWPIAVAYLDGSGSGGAVTDDDIAAVKSDLQADDLAGQTIEDQLGVVQTVINGIIGVLSAFAVVALLAASFGIVNTLLMSVQERTREIGLMKAMGMSNGRVFALFSLEAAVIGLLGATIGALAAILVGSAIANVAADTLLADLPGLQILLFDPVNVIAVIGIITVIAFLSGVLPARRAARQNPIESLRYE
- a CDS encoding TetR/AcrR family transcriptional regulator — its product is MSTPPPPRRRDAVAKTAAIERAAIDLVIEHGYDSVTVDMICARAGVSQRTFFNHFRTKDAAVIGAGPPSIDERAAREFIVSTGPLLLEAAQLIRIDPGAMAADPELLARRIRAVGTNSVLMARQMERLAGLEQELAEIIHLRLRTQFPGEDESRLAVQAELTTHILAGVMRYIGQSWAKQVEAGQAPQIEPSAIGEVLAATLAKLG
- a CDS encoding ABC transporter substrate-binding protein, with amino-acid sequence MAILTPRLRRAGLATAALAATGILIAGCTAASGAENGSDEGASAAPVDILGTDISVDEDARALLPDDIADAGAVKVATDAPYAPFEMFVEEGSEELTGVDVLLGQAIGAKLGIDFDFAQQGFDGIIPALQAGNFDVAMSAMTSSVERMDVLTFVDYSASGTGILTRAGNPDKIETYLDLCGKDVAVQTATSQVDLVNEVWQDDCEAEGLEPVKLSEFPSDSDAQLAITAGKAVASLLTKPSAGYVAKTTNDGKTFMVVEDSTAPNGYDATLNGIGVLKDNEALAEAIQAALQSLMDDGTYEAILAEFGVEGIGIDEATINAAKS
- a CDS encoding amino acid ABC transporter permease, which encodes MAAPSPQVVTPTAENASEPRRPAPITAVPLRHPWRWVSGIIVGLVAASLILAFAQNPNIDWPTVGEYLFAPLTLQGLATTIFLTVAAMVIGLGGGIVVAIMRLSPNPVMRVVSGLFVWVFRGTPVLLQLIFWGFIGAFLPKIVLGVPFTSIEFWSVETSDLIPATIAALLALGLNEMAYASEIVRAGIQSVDHGQTEAAHSLGMTPGRTMRRIVLPQAMRVIVPPMGNEVITMLKTTALVSVIAGRDLMSNLQAAYAQNFKIIPLLIVAAIWYLALTSILAIPQAWLERRFGRGVAGARESAFSRVLRTWKGGKK
- a CDS encoding amino acid ABC transporter ATP-binding protein; its protein translation is MLPTDPNPALATDTTAIIDARDVHKRFGSLEVLKGITLQVERGQVACLLGPSGSGKSTFLRCINHLEKIDAGMIRVAGRTVGYEERNGKLYELREKDVARQRRGVGMVFQRFNLFPHMTALENIIEAPMQVRGTSRAAARERAAELLDRVGLGDKAGAYPSALSGGQQQRIAIARALAMDPEVMLFDEPTSALDPELVGDVLDVMRDLAASGMTMIVVTHEIGFAREVGDVAVFMDGGVVVEQGRPADVLVNPREARTQAFLAKVL
- a CDS encoding M20 family metallopeptidase, with amino-acid sequence MTAASRAAAAPSAVALRDLAQSALPVFRRELAELVSIDSGSDSPEGVDAAGDWCAARLASLGFDVERIATPPVDGRRFGGVVIGRLRGSGARRILLFAHLDTVFAEGTAAARPYREEGGRAYGPGVCDDKGGALAGIHAAELLIGTGFTDFAELVIALTPDEEVGSPASGSVLTALAAEADAALCLECARENGDLVVARKGVADVRIDIRGRAAHSGVEPHRGRNAAVEAAHLLLDVQALNGIRPDVAVNIGVVSAGERTNVIPAAALLSGEVRSTTLADLEWALDSIEERAAATVVDGVTVGVERLAVCPPLETASTHALFRKAIAAADELGIELSGAATGGVSDANFVAATGTPVLDGLGPIGGDDHADSEWLDLESVPERLALLAALVVRIASE
- a CDS encoding MurR/RpiR family transcriptional regulator; translation: MSAILSTPEVLEMADAGIAESIRRGLSDCSPAERKVARVLLAAYPSAGFETVARLADRAGVSGPTVLRFVQRLGYRGFPDFQEALRRDLDERSASPLRIHQTRVPGEERSGSLHSRASAISTATLQRTFDELSTHDLDRCVELISGASGSVIIAGGRYSGLLGRILALHLEQLRPRVRVLPDEPSARAAMAADLGRRDVVVLFDYRRYEDHTLRLARVARAQHAPVVLFTDAWLSPISSEADVVLTSETAAPSPFDALTPAMALIETVVAGCFDRLGDAAVGRMAQADQLAGELGLY
- a CDS encoding aminotransferase class V-fold PLP-dependent enzyme, which gives rise to MEMHAVSPETEALVDEVLRYARERMLFTAVPLDRPMPVAELERLAGASVRREGLGARRALGVFEHVLAPACLSTDHPGYLSFIPSAPTKAALAFDLVVSASAIYGGSWMEGAGAVYAENEVLRWLADEFGLPRTAGGVFVQGGTIGNLSALVTARDEARRRAHAQGRPSPERWAVVCSAEAHSSIASAAAVMDVDVVAARVDDQGRLTGDAVAEALAGREASVFAIVATAGTTNFGIVDDIATIAEVADAAGIWLHVDGAYGLAAMLAPSTRHLFAGVERADSLIVDPHKWLFAPFDACALLYRRPATALAAHTQKAEYLDTLTESADWNPSDLGIQLTRRARGLPLWFSLAVHGTDHYRLAIEDAVTKARLLAAEIDRRPGLSLVREPDLSVVVFRRDGWSQSDYESWSDALLDQQKAFVVPSSCAGEPVLRIAIISPLTTIELLWEILDSLS